One Peribacillus simplex NBRC 15720 = DSM 1321 genomic region harbors:
- a CDS encoding HlyD family efflux transporter periplasmic adaptor subunit translates to MNRGRLVLINVIGLVIIVAVLAGGAYYYYESTNFIKTDEAKVSGELYTIVAPAAGKLADWDLHEGDSVSKDDKVANVTTLDGKEAVKTAAQGTIVKAQVHDEQLVQAGQTLAQTINMDDLSITANIEENKLKDIEKGDSVDIIIDGDPETVFEGTLEQIGYATTSVFSVMGNQNSSGNYTKVTQKVPVKISIKAPSDKVLPGMNAEVKISTK, encoded by the coding sequence GTGAATAGAGGACGTTTAGTTTTAATCAATGTCATTGGTTTGGTTATTATAGTAGCGGTATTAGCCGGTGGGGCTTATTACTATTATGAAAGCACGAATTTCATTAAAACGGATGAAGCGAAAGTGTCGGGAGAGCTATATACCATCGTTGCCCCTGCTGCCGGTAAACTAGCAGATTGGGACTTACACGAAGGAGACAGCGTAAGTAAGGATGACAAAGTTGCCAATGTAACCACCTTAGACGGAAAAGAAGCAGTAAAAACCGCAGCACAAGGTACAATCGTTAAAGCACAAGTGCATGATGAGCAGCTTGTTCAAGCGGGTCAAACGCTAGCTCAGACCATCAATATGGATGATCTGTCCATAACGGCTAATATTGAAGAAAATAAATTGAAGGATATCGAAAAAGGTGACAGCGTCGATATTATCATCGATGGAGATCCCGAAACTGTCTTCGAAGGTACATTGGAACAGATCGGTTATGCCACAACGTCTGTCTTTTCAGTGATGGGCAATCAAAACAGCAGCGGAAACTATACGAAAGTCACTCAAAAAGTACCAGTTAAAATTTCCATCAAAGCACCATCCGATAAAGTTCTGCCTGGAATGAACGCAGAAGTGAAAATTTCAACTAAATAA
- a CDS encoding FUSC family protein produces the protein MKFGARILKTGIAIVLALYLSELLNLPAPVLSGIAAIFAIQPTIYRSYQTVLEQIQGNIIGALVAVSFVLLFGNDIFIIGLAVMVVITINLKLKMDKTIVLSIVTVIAIMESQDGEFLNFAFIRLSSVLLGIVSSFIVNLVFIPPKYEAKLYTRITDVTEDILKWIRISTRHATEHTLLKKDISRLKAELLDLEHIYSMYKEEREYFKKNSVAKARKLVVYRQMIITTKKAFETLKRVHKFENEVYQMPEDFQRSILQQLDSLIRKHEQLILLHIEKIKAIEEIEDWDQDCLSRKELLAHFFEQQNQVDEMHDNLGHLSARLVPLISAVIEYDEQLEHLEKLIVSFQSFHKEDNEISVQYEED, from the coding sequence ATGAAGTTTGGTGCCCGCATTCTCAAAACAGGAATAGCAATTGTTTTAGCGCTTTATCTATCGGAACTGCTTAACCTTCCTGCTCCTGTCCTTTCTGGGATTGCTGCAATTTTTGCAATACAGCCGACCATTTACCGTTCATATCAAACGGTGTTGGAGCAAATTCAAGGAAATATCATTGGCGCATTGGTTGCTGTCTCCTTCGTTTTGTTGTTCGGAAATGATATTTTTATAATCGGCCTTGCCGTAATGGTTGTCATAACCATCAATTTAAAACTGAAAATGGATAAAACGATTGTCCTTTCCATCGTTACGGTCATTGCCATCATGGAAAGCCAGGACGGGGAATTCCTGAATTTTGCCTTTATTCGTCTCTCATCCGTTTTGCTTGGAATCGTTTCTTCGTTTATCGTGAATCTGGTCTTCATTCCTCCAAAGTACGAAGCAAAGCTTTATACACGCATTACAGATGTAACTGAAGACATCTTGAAATGGATCAGAATCAGCACTAGACATGCTACAGAACACACTTTATTGAAAAAAGACATCAGCCGATTGAAGGCGGAGTTACTCGACCTGGAACATATCTATTCCATGTACAAAGAGGAACGGGAATATTTCAAGAAGAACAGTGTAGCTAAAGCAAGAAAGCTTGTCGTTTATCGGCAGATGATCATAACGACAAAAAAAGCGTTTGAAACCTTGAAGAGAGTCCATAAATTCGAGAATGAAGTATATCAAATGCCTGAAGATTTCCAACGGAGCATCTTACAGCAGCTTGATTCCTTGATCCGCAAGCATGAACAGTTGATATTACTGCATATCGAAAAAATCAAGGCCATCGAGGAGATTGAAGATTGGGACCAGGATTGTTTAAGTCGTAAAGAGCTGCTCGCCCACTTTTTCGAACAGCAGAATCAAGTGGACGAAATGCATGATAATCTGGGCCATCTCTCTGCCCGCCTTGTACCATTGATTTCTGCAGTCATAGAATATGACGAACAATTGGAACATCTTGAAAAGCTGATCGTCAGCTTCCAGTCCTTCCATAAGGAAGATAACGAAATATCTGTCCAGTATGAAGAAGATTAA
- a CDS encoding NAD(P)H-dependent oxidoreductase: MKIYVVYDSEGNHTKALAESIAQGAAAVPGAEVLIDHVNEADVYKLQEMDAIIWGCPGHFGTISSSLKTWIDKLGYLWAEGALINKVGAVFCTTATVHGGLEATMLNLITPMLHQGMIIVGLPGTVPENALYGSYYGVGISCPPGVDDNITKNDLQLGEALGKRVAHVTRSFINEL, translated from the coding sequence ATGAAGATCTATGTTGTATACGACAGTGAAGGTAACCATACGAAAGCACTTGCCGAATCAATAGCTCAAGGAGCCGCTGCGGTTCCTGGGGCTGAGGTTCTCATTGACCATGTAAACGAGGCGGATGTTTATAAACTTCAGGAAATGGATGCCATCATTTGGGGCTGTCCCGGTCATTTCGGCACCATCAGCTCGAGCTTGAAAACATGGATTGATAAACTTGGGTATCTATGGGCGGAAGGGGCGCTGATCAATAAAGTGGGTGCTGTGTTCTGTACGACGGCCACTGTACATGGCGGACTCGAGGCTACCATGCTGAACTTAATCACCCCTATGCTACATCAAGGCATGATCATTGTGGGCTTACCCGGCACTGTCCCGGAAAACGCCTTATATGGTTCCTACTATGGAGTAGGGATAAGCTGTCCGCCTGGTGTGGATGACAACATCACCAAAAATGACTTGCAGCTTGGAGAAGCATTAGGAAAACGGGTAGCCCATGTCACCCGTTCATTCATAAACGAGCTCTAG
- a CDS encoding MarR family winged helix-turn-helix transcriptional regulator, which yields MRRLEFKWEVTNSIEMQIFRIRKKLRAIVAKNLQPYGLTSPQFFILLILKKEGSIKSTKLADFLTVKPSAITVFVDKLVEMDYVKRQPSEKDRRVINLELKEAGEAILGRVLADHNQLMGKNFNSFSEDELQDLLKKLDTIEKAADKNLLDD from the coding sequence GTGAGAAGGCTGGAATTTAAATGGGAAGTAACTAATAGTATAGAAATGCAGATTTTTCGGATTAGGAAGAAGCTTAGGGCCATCGTAGCAAAAAATCTTCAGCCTTATGGATTAACGTCGCCTCAGTTTTTCATATTATTGATATTGAAAAAAGAGGGGTCGATCAAATCGACCAAGCTGGCTGACTTCTTAACCGTAAAGCCAAGTGCGATTACCGTATTTGTAGATAAGCTGGTTGAAATGGATTATGTGAAACGGCAGCCATCTGAAAAGGATCGCAGAGTCATCAATCTTGAATTGAAAGAGGCAGGGGAAGCGATTTTGGGGAGAGTCCTTGCGGATCATAACCAATTGATGGGCAAGAACTTCAACTCATTCTCAGAAGATGAGCTGCAGGATCTTTTGAAGAAATTGGATACGATTGAAAAGGCTGCTGATAAGAACCTTTTGGATGATTGA
- a CDS encoding DHA2 family efflux MFS transporter permease subunit: MASQTISVNENKGMKQFAPMLIILMLGLFMVILNQTLLSVAMPRMMAEFNVAATTIQWLSTGFMLVNGALIPLSAFLIERFGTRILFLAAMFLFTVGTFICGIAPNFPVILTGRLIQAAGGGILQPLVMTIILFIFPPEMRGKGMGIFGLAIMFAPAIGPTLSGWVIQEYSWRVMFYAMVPLGMIVMTLAFLSMRNVAEPKKIKLDLMGASLSLLGVASLLYGVSEAGSKGWTDSIVLGTIIIGLILLTLFVVQQLKSDTPMLDFRVFKYDMFVLSNIISAIVTVAMFTGIFLLPIYLQTLRGFTPVQSGLLMLPGALVMMVMSPISGALFDKIGPRPLALIGLAITAVTTFEFAKLTTETTYSTLVIIYAIRALGMSLLMMPIMTAGMNQLPKHLNTHGTAMSNTLKQVTGAIGTSFVTTIYTTRASFHGTALGTEMSTSDPGFVQNFQTIVQSIMSSMNQTSEQAQETAMSLISSQIQGQANVMGINDAFFWATGFSIAGIVLSLFLRDVRKDKAMKKAKQEHLDVPLLPSPVKKSV; this comes from the coding sequence ATGGCTTCTCAAACCATCTCAGTAAATGAAAACAAGGGAATGAAACAGTTTGCCCCCATGTTAATTATCTTAATGCTAGGTTTGTTCATGGTCATTTTGAATCAAACCCTGCTTAGTGTCGCCATGCCGAGGATGATGGCAGAATTCAATGTAGCTGCGACTACGATTCAATGGCTATCAACTGGATTCATGCTCGTGAATGGAGCCTTGATTCCACTGTCCGCTTTTTTAATAGAACGGTTTGGCACACGGATTTTATTCCTTGCTGCCATGTTTCTATTCACCGTCGGGACATTCATCTGCGGCATCGCACCAAATTTCCCCGTCATACTTACAGGCCGGCTGATCCAGGCGGCTGGCGGCGGGATCCTGCAGCCATTGGTCATGACGATCATCCTTTTCATCTTCCCTCCGGAAATGCGCGGGAAAGGAATGGGAATCTTTGGACTCGCCATTATGTTTGCCCCTGCCATCGGCCCGACTTTATCAGGTTGGGTGATTCAGGAATATAGCTGGCGGGTCATGTTCTACGCCATGGTGCCATTAGGCATGATTGTCATGACACTCGCCTTTTTAAGTATGCGTAATGTGGCAGAACCAAAGAAAATCAAATTAGATTTGATGGGCGCCTCTCTATCCTTGCTAGGTGTTGCTTCATTACTTTACGGTGTCAGTGAAGCAGGTTCCAAAGGCTGGACGGATTCCATCGTTCTGGGAACGATCATCATTGGGCTGATACTCTTGACCCTATTTGTGGTTCAACAGCTAAAATCTGATACACCTATGCTTGACTTCCGTGTATTTAAGTACGACATGTTCGTATTATCGAATATCATTTCCGCCATCGTCACAGTGGCCATGTTTACCGGGATATTCTTATTGCCTATATATTTGCAGACTTTAAGAGGCTTTACACCAGTTCAATCCGGTCTATTGATGTTACCCGGGGCCCTTGTGATGATGGTGATGTCACCCATTTCAGGAGCATTATTTGACAAAATCGGACCTCGTCCATTAGCACTAATTGGTTTAGCGATTACTGCCGTCACAACCTTCGAATTCGCTAAATTGACTACGGAAACAACCTATTCGACTTTGGTCATCATCTATGCCATCCGCGCACTTGGAATGTCTTTACTGATGATGCCGATCATGACAGCTGGGATGAATCAGCTTCCTAAGCATTTAAATACACATGGTACGGCAATGAGCAATACGCTGAAACAAGTAACCGGAGCCATTGGTACGAGTTTTGTGACGACCATTTATACTACCCGTGCTTCTTTCCATGGAACTGCTTTAGGAACTGAAATGAGTACGAGTGATCCGGGTTTTGTTCAGAATTTCCAAACAATCGTTCAATCCATCATGAGTTCGATGAATCAAACTAGTGAACAGGCACAGGAAACTGCCATGTCGCTGATTTCTTCACAAATCCAGGGTCAAGCAAATGTGATGGGAATCAATGATGCATTCTTTTGGGCAACAGGCTTCTCAATTGCCGGTATCGTTCTCTCACTGTTTTTGCGTGACGTTCGGAAGGACAAAGCAATGAAAAAAGCTAAACAAGAACATTTGGATGTACCTTTGCTTCCTTCACCAGTAAAAAAATCGGTTTAA
- a CDS encoding EamA family transporter produces the protein MQLLKYSIMVLIGSISYGTLSTMIKFGFMDGHSSGELVGSQYLVGWLIVSVIFLFSFKYKVSWKSAGLLLITGMMSTFVGKAYAVSVSELPASIAVVFLFQFTWIGVLIESFLNKRRPDKNKLIAIFVLFIGTLLAGAIFGQPLSGLSLKGVLFGLLSALLFALYMYCNSQFAVGESSMKRLFFIATGGMLTAVFTTNPVTLVTNLVQTNLWYYGLLLGTLGVLVPFFFFAVSLPKVGVGLGTILCAAELPSAMVVSVIFLNEQVTSLQWFGMCLIIVGIALPVGIKHLPQLLPDRKKTLHEKRIS, from the coding sequence ATGCAACTTTTGAAGTATTCCATAATGGTCTTAATCGGTTCGATCTCATATGGTACATTATCCACCATGATCAAGTTTGGATTCATGGATGGCCATTCTTCTGGAGAACTGGTCGGCAGTCAATACCTCGTAGGTTGGCTGATTGTCTCCGTAATATTTCTTTTTTCGTTTAAATATAAAGTTTCATGGAAGAGTGCCGGATTACTTTTAATCACGGGCATGATGTCCACTTTCGTCGGAAAGGCATATGCCGTTTCCGTATCCGAGCTTCCCGCGTCAATTGCCGTTGTCTTTTTATTTCAATTTACCTGGATAGGCGTCCTTATTGAAAGTTTCTTAAATAAAAGACGCCCGGATAAAAATAAACTCATTGCCATTTTCGTCCTCTTCATCGGTACATTATTGGCAGGGGCGATCTTTGGTCAGCCTCTATCTGGCCTAAGCCTAAAAGGCGTATTGTTCGGACTATTGTCTGCTTTGCTTTTTGCGCTGTATATGTATTGCAACTCTCAATTCGCAGTTGGGGAATCTTCAATGAAACGGTTGTTTTTCATTGCAACGGGTGGCATGCTGACTGCTGTATTCACGACTAATCCCGTCACACTTGTGACGAATCTTGTCCAAACGAACCTATGGTACTACGGTCTGCTGCTCGGCACTTTGGGTGTTCTAGTTCCTTTCTTTTTCTTTGCTGTCAGTTTGCCAAAAGTGGGTGTCGGGCTTGGAACGATTCTTTGCGCAGCGGAACTGCCTTCAGCGATGGTCGTTTCCGTCATCTTCTTGAATGAACAGGTTACGTCACTGCAATGGTTCGGGATGTGCTTGATCATTGTCGGCATCGCCTTGCCTGTGGGAATAAAGCATCTTCCTCAACTCCTTCCTGACAGGAAAAAAACGCTTCATGAAAAAAGGATCTCATAA
- a CDS encoding glutamate synthase-related protein, with amino-acid sequence MTQQWTPATFKEFHKEEHDACGIVSCIEKKKIPTNENIFACIDALVKMNHRCGFINGEGDGAGIHIDIPRALWKKKLEAVNVDSGIVDQDSFIVGHLFLSKKTEANDLKIEVKEKLLQHGLSLIFETDKAYRSEALGPIAIQEDPVFWQFACSSTINNNQELSNVLFELTSDIEKSDFIHVASLSQHHAVYKVMGAGDTLPAYYLDLADPLAASTMTLGHNRFSTNTLSSFFRVQPFSVLGHNGEINTIAKLRDEAKMIGVPIAKDGSDSQDLNKTIETFICRHGYSLFEAVDLMFPPIINEIKEYPEHLQDLYTYLREAWGHFAQGPAGIISRFGDEAVFSVDSLGLRPLWNIETESSYMFTSEPGIIPSSEYTGDPKPMGPGEKIGLKWNGDRIELYTYKDYQDKVFELFNDRFVLSNDRVRLQPQVFEKVVSMTNTQAIHNGQYKAFGWEREHVQLVEQMAEKGAEPIRSLGHDAPLAALNPQRTNIADFIKESVAVVTNPAIDRDRETEHFSTRTIIGKRPSLFEANKAGNVTELLTPLLIEGSTGYECSSIVSQPSYDQFIKYNQDQKLVHFISSTFKEDENITDALTRITDESVNAVDEGKTLLVLDDALAHQNGNLWLDPHLVTSAVDQALVRTGKRRDCSILLRSASLRSLHDIIVSYGLGANLISPYYMFLSLSSEDLKGVTNLYNSLTKGLEKVISTIGIHELRGYGRLFSSIGLHEEIAKYLNVANFFGSNDLDYNFDKIKADAIQRAEDYGNEKERMGKTFHLFPRIWKSIGEVASTGDYDAYREKITEQEESNPTAIRHLTSLKTSDASIPSEEVSLSVGEQEMPFVIASMSFGSQNEIAFRAYAEAAERLGMISMNGEGGEIKDMLGKYPKSRGQQIASGRFGVNAELLNSSNLLEIKIGQGAKPGEGGHLPGSKVTAKIAEARNATIGSDLISPSNNHDIYSIEDLAQMIHELKTANDKAKVAVKVPVVPNIGTIAVGVAKAGADIITLSGFDGGTGAARIHALAHVGLPVEIGVKAAHNALLESGIRQNVEIWADGGLKSSMDVLKVMLLGANRVGFGTLSMIAVGCTTCRGCHLDTCHVGIATQIESEAQAKEHGLRRFVPRKFDLAVQGLTNMFSAFAKELKSLTGSLGVKNLQDIVGRSDLLQQVKGQQSLDLTYLLKNLDITPFSHKETAAYLNEGSMQVAVGAEYLDSHVDDLQQSRSYSSITSEQRVLGSRVSCHRVRGRLDGSYKKLPPVHLSYQDGSIPGNGLGAYNTEGISISVNGGAQDGIGKTSIGGNIAIFKSPGKDGKFYNGSVGKGFGYGAQHGLLIAQGDADARAGIRLSGADMIIGGLLKQPLPEKENGNIAVTSNIKGFAFEYMTNGRGLVLGDPGPWICAGMTGGVVYLRQQPESGLTKEVIKKRVAKGAKISIEPLSAKGLQDVAELLGKYTSLLKDHSQTEEAASLEALLQNPGEHFIQVVPVKEQADPAVSTE; translated from the coding sequence ATGACCCAACAATGGACACCTGCTACATTCAAAGAATTTCACAAGGAAGAACATGATGCCTGCGGAATTGTTTCCTGCATCGAAAAAAAGAAGATCCCTACTAACGAAAACATCTTTGCCTGTATCGACGCCCTGGTTAAAATGAACCATCGCTGCGGCTTCATCAATGGTGAGGGCGATGGCGCCGGCATCCATATCGATATTCCCCGGGCTCTTTGGAAAAAGAAGCTTGAAGCGGTAAATGTCGATTCAGGCATCGTCGATCAAGATTCCTTTATAGTCGGCCACTTATTTTTAAGCAAAAAAACAGAAGCTAACGACTTAAAAATCGAAGTTAAGGAGAAACTGCTCCAACATGGTCTCTCATTGATATTCGAAACGGATAAAGCCTACCGTTCCGAGGCATTGGGACCGATTGCCATTCAAGAAGACCCAGTGTTCTGGCAATTTGCCTGTTCCTCCACCATCAATAACAACCAGGAGCTTTCAAATGTTCTTTTTGAGCTGACTTCCGACATCGAAAAAAGTGATTTCATCCATGTTGCATCTTTAAGCCAGCATCATGCGGTATACAAAGTGATGGGCGCTGGGGATACGCTCCCTGCCTATTATCTTGATCTTGCCGATCCTTTGGCTGCCTCCACCATGACACTGGGACATAATCGTTTTTCAACTAATACTCTATCAAGCTTCTTCCGGGTCCAGCCTTTCAGTGTACTTGGTCATAATGGCGAAATCAATACCATCGCCAAATTGCGTGATGAAGCGAAAATGATCGGAGTTCCCATCGCTAAAGATGGAAGCGACTCACAGGATTTAAACAAGACGATCGAAACTTTCATCTGCCGTCATGGCTACTCTTTATTTGAAGCTGTCGATCTTATGTTTCCGCCAATCATCAATGAAATCAAGGAATATCCCGAGCACTTACAAGACTTATATACGTATTTAAGGGAAGCATGGGGTCATTTTGCACAAGGTCCGGCAGGCATCATCTCCCGTTTCGGCGATGAAGCCGTGTTCTCTGTCGACTCTTTAGGCTTGCGCCCACTATGGAATATTGAAACGGAATCATCCTATATGTTCACTTCCGAACCAGGAATCATCCCTTCCAGTGAATATACCGGAGATCCGAAACCGATGGGTCCAGGGGAAAAAATAGGTTTGAAATGGAACGGCGACCGTATAGAATTGTACACATACAAGGATTACCAGGATAAAGTATTTGAACTCTTCAATGATCGTTTCGTCCTTTCCAATGACCGAGTCCGCTTACAGCCCCAAGTTTTTGAAAAGGTTGTTTCCATGACAAACACGCAAGCCATTCATAATGGGCAGTATAAAGCCTTTGGGTGGGAAAGGGAGCATGTCCAATTAGTGGAACAGATGGCCGAAAAAGGCGCTGAGCCCATTCGTTCACTTGGTCACGATGCGCCACTGGCAGCACTTAATCCCCAACGGACCAACATTGCTGATTTCATCAAGGAAAGTGTGGCCGTTGTAACCAACCCAGCGATCGACCGGGACCGGGAAACCGAGCATTTCTCAACAAGAACGATCATCGGGAAACGTCCTTCCCTTTTCGAAGCGAATAAGGCAGGAAATGTTACGGAGCTGCTGACTCCCTTATTGATTGAAGGATCAACTGGTTATGAGTGTTCATCTATCGTATCGCAGCCAAGCTATGATCAGTTCATTAAATATAACCAAGATCAAAAACTCGTGCATTTCATTTCAAGCACGTTCAAAGAGGATGAAAACATCACGGATGCCTTGACCAGGATTACGGATGAAAGTGTCAATGCAGTGGATGAAGGAAAAACGCTGCTCGTTCTGGATGATGCCCTTGCCCATCAAAACGGCAACCTTTGGCTTGATCCACACCTCGTCACTTCAGCCGTCGATCAAGCGTTGGTCCGCACAGGCAAGCGCCGTGATTGTTCCATCCTTTTACGTTCAGCATCGCTAAGATCATTGCATGATATCATCGTTTCTTATGGTCTTGGGGCCAACTTAATCAGCCCCTATTATATGTTCCTTTCCTTATCTTCAGAAGACCTCAAGGGGGTTACCAATCTATATAACTCCTTGACGAAAGGCCTTGAGAAAGTCATCTCCACCATTGGCATTCATGAGCTGCGCGGCTATGGAAGACTTTTCTCAAGCATCGGTTTACATGAGGAAATCGCGAAATATTTAAATGTGGCTAACTTCTTCGGATCCAATGATCTGGACTATAATTTTGATAAAATCAAGGCAGATGCCATCCAGCGTGCAGAAGATTACGGCAATGAAAAAGAACGGATGGGAAAGACCTTTCATTTATTTCCTAGAATTTGGAAGTCTATCGGGGAAGTTGCTTCAACCGGGGACTATGATGCTTATCGTGAAAAGATCACTGAACAGGAAGAATCCAATCCTACGGCGATCCGTCACTTGACATCATTAAAAACTTCAGATGCTTCCATCCCTTCTGAAGAAGTCAGTCTTTCGGTCGGCGAACAGGAAATGCCGTTCGTCATAGCCTCTATGTCCTTTGGATCACAAAATGAGATTGCTTTCCGGGCCTATGCAGAAGCTGCCGAGAGGTTAGGCATGATCAGCATGAATGGTGAAGGCGGGGAAATCAAGGATATGCTGGGCAAGTACCCGAAATCCCGCGGACAGCAAATCGCTTCCGGCCGCTTCGGTGTCAATGCAGAACTCTTGAACTCTTCAAATCTATTGGAAATTAAAATTGGGCAAGGGGCAAAACCTGGTGAAGGCGGTCACCTTCCCGGTTCCAAGGTCACAGCGAAAATCGCAGAAGCCCGAAATGCAACAATCGGTTCCGATTTGATCTCCCCTTCCAATAACCATGATATATACTCAATTGAAGATTTGGCCCAAATGATCCATGAGCTGAAAACGGCAAATGACAAAGCAAAAGTCGCCGTCAAAGTACCGGTCGTTCCAAACATTGGTACGATTGCTGTGGGCGTCGCAAAAGCTGGGGCCGATATCATAACGCTTTCTGGTTTTGATGGCGGAACGGGTGCAGCCAGGATCCATGCACTCGCACATGTCGGTCTACCAGTTGAGATAGGTGTGAAAGCGGCCCATAATGCTCTGCTTGAGTCAGGTATTCGTCAGAATGTTGAAATTTGGGCTGATGGTGGGTTAAAAAGCTCGATGGATGTATTGAAGGTCATGCTGCTTGGCGCAAACCGTGTAGGTTTTGGGACCCTTTCGATGATAGCCGTCGGCTGTACAACATGCCGTGGATGTCACCTTGATACCTGCCATGTGGGCATCGCCACTCAAATTGAATCGGAAGCGCAGGCGAAAGAACATGGGCTGCGCCGATTTGTTCCACGAAAGTTTGATTTAGCCGTTCAGGGATTAACGAATATGTTCAGTGCATTTGCAAAAGAACTCAAATCTTTGACAGGATCACTTGGGGTGAAGAATCTTCAGGATATCGTCGGACGTTCCGATTTGCTACAGCAAGTTAAAGGTCAACAATCATTGGATTTAACCTATTTATTGAAAAACCTGGATATAACACCGTTCTCACATAAAGAAACGGCGGCATATTTGAATGAAGGCTCCATGCAGGTAGCCGTTGGCGCTGAATATCTGGATTCGCATGTAGATGATCTGCAGCAATCCCGTAGCTATAGCTCGATCACTTCCGAGCAGCGTGTACTCGGCAGCAGGGTGTCCTGTCACCGCGTTAGGGGCAGATTGGATGGATCATACAAAAAACTTCCTCCCGTTCACCTATCCTACCAGGATGGTTCCATCCCGGGTAATGGTCTTGGGGCATACAATACGGAGGGAATTTCAATCAGCGTGAATGGCGGTGCCCAAGATGGTATTGGCAAAACATCGATTGGCGGAAATATTGCCATCTTTAAATCTCCCGGAAAAGATGGGAAGTTCTACAATGGCTCTGTCGGTAAGGGATTTGGTTACGGTGCACAGCATGGTCTTCTCATTGCCCAAGGTGATGCCGATGCCAGGGCGGGAATCCGGCTTTCCGGAGCGGATATGATCATTGGTGGCTTATTGAAACAACCGCTTCCTGAAAAGGAAAACGGTAATATTGCGGTTACTTCCAATATTAAGGGATTCGCTTTTGAATACATGACAAATGGAAGAGGTTTGGTTCTGGGTGATCCCGGTCCATGGATTTGCGCGGGGATGACAGGCGGTGTCGTTTATTTACGGCAACAGCCTGAATCTGGATTAACCAAAGAAGTCATTAAGAAACGGGTTGCTAAAGGGGCAAAGATTTCCATTGAGCCCCTATCCGCAAAAGGCCTGCAGGACGTGGCCGAACTTCTTGGCAAATACACTTCCCTCTTGAAAGATCATAGCCAAACCGAAGAAGCGGCCTCCTTAGAGGCACTGCTTCAAAATCCTGGAGAGCACTTCATACAGGTCGTTCCAGTTAAAGAACAGGCGGATCCTGCTGTTTCCACGGAGTGA